GCCAAACCACAGCCCGGCCTCATTAAAGCGGCTGGCGCCCCAGCGGATGTAGTCCAGCACGGTACACAATTCGTGCAAACTGGACTCCCGTTTCTCTATCATTAGCGATATTCCTCAATTTTTGACGCTTTACTACCGTGTGACAAAGGCTTAGGGTAGCGCACCCTTAGTCCCCACCGGCGTACCGGTGATCGAACGCCCGATTATTTGCGTACTAATGGCAGAACAAACCGCGGGCGAGACGTTGGAAGCATACGATGAAAGAACATTACGCACACATCATTGAAGCCATTGGCGAAGACCTGGATCGCCCGGGGCTGAAAGACACCCCCCAGCGCGCTGCCAAGGCGATGCAATATCTTACCCGCGGCTATCAGCAGACCGTAGAAGATATCGTGAACGACGCGCTCTTCCCGTCGGATTGCAGTGAAATGGTGCTGGTAAAAGATATCGAGCTCTACTCCCTGTGCGAGCATCATATGCTGCCGTTTATCGGCAAGGCCCATGTGGCCTATATTCCCGACGGTAAAGTGCTGGGGCTATCCAAAGTGGCGCGCATTGTAGACATGTTTGCCCGCCGTTTGCAGATTCAGGAGCAATTGACCGTGGAGGTTGCCCAAACCGTCCAGCAGGTCACCGGCGCTGCCGGCGTCGGTGTAATTGTTGAAGCAAAACACATGTGCATGATGATGCGCGGTGTGGAAAAGCAGAACTCCGTCATGAAAACCTCCGCCATGCTGGGCTCCTTCCGCAATCAGCAGGCCACCCGCAACGAGTTCCTTTCCCTGATACGCTAACGACAGACGATTGCGCTAATCACCCGAGGAGAGCCCGGCAATGCCCCATCTGGTTATCGAGTACTCGCAAAAGCTGGAAGAAAGCCTTTCCATTTCTGCACTGGTCAGCAACGGCCAGCAGGCGATGAGCGATACCGGGCTCTTCTCCCCCAGCGCGATCAAGACCCGCGCCCTGCCCTACCGGGACTTTGTACTCGGCAAGAATCATGATGGGTCGAGCAACCTGTTTATCCACGCGGAGGTGCGCATCCTGGAAGGCCGCACCGCACAGCAGAAAGAAGACCTGAGCGCGGCCATTTTCAATTACCTGTGCGAGGCCGCCCCGGAAGTGCCGGAAATTTCCGTGGAAGTGCGGGATATGGAAAAGGCCTGCTACGCCAAACGAATTCCGTTCTAGAGCGGCGGGTTTTCGCCTTTCAGGAAGGGCAGAAACCACGCGGCAATGGCGCCGGCGCTTTCTTCCATGTGCAGATGGTGGCCGCCGGGAAATTCCCGCAACACAATATTGGGGTGCTGCTCGGCCAGGGGGCGAATACGCTCGATCATTCCCTGAATCCCGTCCTCACCCAGCGCCAGGCGAATCGGCATGGTGGCGCGATCGAGAAAGGCCAACACCTGCGCCTCGTTCAATTTCGCCAGTGAACTGGCCAACAGCTGGGAATCATTGCTCCAGCGATACCCATCGCCACTGCGGCATACGCCGCGCTCCACCAGCCGGCGCGCGGCATCATCACTCAGCTTGAACAGGCCGTTCTTGCGCGCGGCAACCGCCACCTCCAGAGATTCAAAGACCTTCGAATTGCGCGCCCGATAGCGCGCGCGTTGCTCGATGCCCTTGCGCAGGGTTTCCGGTGCTTCCGCATCGGTGGTCGGCGGTGGCACCAGCCCGTCGATTAGCGCCAGGCGGCGCACCCGCTCCGGAAAGGTAGCGGCGGCAATGGTGGCAATAACAGCGCCGCGCGAATGCGCAAGCATGGAAAAAGACGCCCAGCCCAGCGCATCCGCCATACCAAGCACATCTTCAATTTCCGTCCACACCGTGTAATTGGCGTCCCGGTGACGGTGATAGCTCTGTCCGTGGCCGGCAAGGTCCACTGCCACCAGGTTTAGCTCCGCAAGAAACGGCGCCATGGCGTCGAAGCTGGCGCAATTGTCCAGCCAGCCATGCAGGGCCAATACCGGCACACCCTCAGGATTGCCCCACTGGCGTGCAGCAATAAGGTTGCCCTGGATATCGAGGGTAATTTCACGAAAGGCGTCGTGGGGAGATCGGCTCATGGGGGAATACAGCGTTGTCAGTCTTGGTTACCAATGCTGACAGCGGCCACCTGCCGTCTCAATGGCCACAGGGATCAGAATGGGTGGCCACTCGCTTCGGCACGGGCTACTGAATCAGGACCGCCAAATCAAAACCGTCGAGCCAGAAACGCTGAATCAGGGACGGTGTTGCAGCCATTCCAGCTCTGCGCAGCCCGTGGCCCAGACATCGGACCGCACGCACGCCAGGCTGGCAGTGCCCATCGGGTGCTCATCACCACTACCGCACAGGCCATTGACCAGCCGCCCTACCAGCGGCTGGTGGCTGACCAGCATCAGCGGGAAAACAGACGGGTCCGCCTGCGCTATGGCATCCAGTAGCTGGTCTACCGGTGTGTCACCGGTCAGTAACTCCTGGATCTCTACCGTGAGGCCAAAGGTGTCGGCCACAATTTTGGCGGTCTGACGGGTGCGCACAAAGGGGCTGGCCCAGAGGGTTTTCACCTGTGCCAACTCGGAAGCGCGCTCTTTACAGACCCCCGCCACTTCTGCGCGACCGTCCTCGGTCAGCGCCCGCGTTTCATCGCTCTTGCCAAGGGGCTCAGCATGGCCATGACGCATCACAAACAACAGCACTAGGGTCTCCCGTCAAAACAGTACAGCCGGCTTACCGGGGAATTGATCACTTCTTCTCGCCAGAAGGTTTCGCATCACTTTCGGCGCTTTCGCCACGCTCGGTATTTTCTGCACGCTCGGTGCTCTCGACAGCCTCAGCACTTTGCGCATCGGCGCCCAGCTCGATCACCGTCTCGTCTTCCGGTGTATCAGCCTGCTTCTTGGCGGCGGTCGACGCGCGCTTGCGCGGCTTTTTGGTCTTCGCTTCCGTCGACTTGCCGGTTGCTGCATCTTCTACTTCCGGCTCGGCAACGGCTGTAGGCGCTTCATCGCTGATCACTTCACCATCAATTTCTTCCGCGCTCTCATAAGAGGATAGATCTTCCTCTTCCGATTCGGGCCACTCGGAAAATGGGAAAGGCTTTTCTTCCGAGTTGTAGATCAGGAATTGCAGGGTCTGGTAAATGTAGGAAGCAATCTGATCGCCGAGGCGACGCAAATTATCATTGGCGCTGCCGCTAAAGATAGCGAACAGGAATTGGGCGATAACCACCGCTAGCATGACGAAACCAGCAATTTCCAGAAGCACGGCAAACAGCACCATGTAAATCAGGCGCAGCCACTGGTTTGAGGAGGTCAGGTTCTGTTTCAGTTCTTCGTTGCTCATTGGGCGATCACCAGTCCGTTGTTGGGCACCATAGACAATAAAAGGCCAGCCTGCACCGGCCGGGAGGAATCAGGATTCTGGCCACTCCGCGAACGGGAATGGCTTTTCTTCGCTGTTATAAATCAAAAATTGCAGAATCTGATAGATATAGGAAGCAATCTGGTTACCGAGCTGGCGAAGGTTCTCGTTCGGGCCACCAGAGACGATGGCAAAAAGAAACTGCAGCACGATGAGCGCCAGCATCACCACGCCGGTAACTTCCAGCAGAACCACAAACAACACCATAAACAGCAGCCGCAGCCAGTGATCGGTGGAGGTGAGATTGTGCTTGAGCTGTTCGTTATTCATGGCACGTCCTGATCTGTTGAGGGCTTGGCCGAATAGGCCACGTCAAAGGTCTGCGCGCCAGACATCAGCTCGCGGATCACCGTGGGTATCGGGGTACCTTCAAATAATATGGCGTGAATTGCAGAAACCAAGGGCATGTAGACGCCCAATTCATCGGCTTTTGCCTTTATCAGACGAACGGTATTCACCCCTTCCGCGACCTGCCCGATTTCCGACACCGCCTCGTCGAGCTTTTTGCCCTTGCCCACCAGGTAGCCAACCCGGTAGTTGCGGCTGAGATCGGACGAGCAGGTAAGGATCAGGTCACCGACACCGGCAAGCCCGATAAACGTCATCGGGTCTGCCCCCATGGCCTCGGCAAAACGCATCATTTCCGCCAGCGCACGGGTAATCAGCAAACTGGTGGTGTTTTGCCCCCGGCCCAGTGCCACCGCCATGCCGGTCACGATTGCATAGATATTTTTCAGCGCCCCCGCCAGTTCAACGCCAAATACGTCGTTGCTGGAGTAAACGCGGAATGTTTCCGAGTGCAGCACCTTCTGGATCGTGCTGCACAGGGACTCGTCTTCACTGGCAATCACTGTCGCGGTGTAGTGGGCTGCCACAATTTCCTTGGCAAAGTTGGGGCCGCTCAGCACCCCCACACGCATACCCTCGGTTTCTTCCCGCAAGATATCGCTCATCAGGTGGAACTGGTCGTGCTCGATCCCTTTGGTCAGCGAAATCAGCATGGTATCTGGTGCCAGCATTGGCGCCGCGCGGTGTACCACCTCACGAAATGATTTACTGGGAATGGCCACAAACACAATCTGGCAGCCACTCACCGCCTGCTCCAGATCCGCGGTAATGTTCAACGCCGGATGCAAAGCCACCCCCGGCAGGTAATGCTGGTTTTCGCGCTGGGCCATGCAGGCTGCGGCGCGCTCCGGGTCGCGCATCCACTGGCGGGTATCGTGGCCGTTGCCGGCGACAATATTGGCGATGGCCGTGCCAAAGCTGCCGCCACCGAGAATAGCGATGGCGTATCGGGGTTCCGGGGCGCTCGAAGGTACGTCTTGTGGAGTCATAACACTCTGTAATTTTTGCTGTGCAGCGGGCGATTATACGGAGCCTGGCGGCGAGGCCCAACGCCGCGGCAAGAAATTGCTCATATTTGCCAAGTTAACCGGCACATGTCGTCTTTTACCGACCAATTCGCGCAAAAAAACGGCAAGAATTAATCAAGAAACAATATAGACCAGACTGGAATCTCCGCGGACGCGGCACAGAATGCGGGAAAGAAACTCGGGGTTTGCCGACACGGAAACCGTCGACAAACCCCGCGCAGGCGTGGCTGCTTAGGTATTGAGCTCCAGCAGCAGTGCGTTCAGGCGGCGCACATAGTCCGCCGGATCCGCCAGCTGATTTCCTGCCGCCAGATTGGCCTGATCCATCAGGATATTGGTGAGGTCGGCAAAGCGGTCCTCGTCCTGCTCCTGATCCAGGCGCTGCACCAGCGGGTGGTTGGGGTTGAGCTCAAAAATCGGCTTGGCCTCCGGCAGAGACTGGCCCGCCTGCTCCAGAATACGGCGCATCTGCAGCCCCATATCATTGTCGCTTGCCACCAGACATGCGGGGGAGTCCACCAGGCGCGTGGTCGCGCGGACATCCTCTACACGGGACTCCAGCACATCTTTCACCCGCTCAACCAGCGCGCCGGCCTCTTTCTCGACTTTTTCGCGCTCGGCCTTGTCGTCTTCGTTCTCGGCGTCACCAAGGTCCAGTGCACCTTTGGCCACATCCTGGAACTGCTTGCCATCAAACTCCTGCATATGGCCGACGAACCACTCGTCCACCTGATCGGTCAGCAGCAGTACTTCGATGCCCTTCTTACGGAAAACCTCCAGGTACGGGGAGGACTTGGCGGTAGCGAAGTTGTCCGCGCACACATAGTAGATGTGCTTCTGCCCCTCTTTCATGCGGCCCACATACGCTTCCAGAGACTGATCCTGCTTGGCGTTATCCGTGTGGGTGGTGGAGAAGCGCAGCAGCTTGGCGATCTTCTCTTTATTGGCGAAGTCTTCCGCTGGCCCCTCTTTCATTACGGAACCAAACAGGTCCCAGAACTTCTGGTACTGGTCGGCGTCTTTCTTCGACAGCTTGTCCAGCATATCCAGCACACGCTTGGTCAGTGCGCTCTTGATGGCATCGGTATTCTGGTCTTTCTGCAGAATCTCGCGGGACACGTTCAGCGGCAAGTCGTTGGAGTCCAGCACCCCTTTGACGAAACGCAGGTACAGCGGCAGGAACTGCTCGGCGTCGTCCATGATGAAGGTGCGCTGCACATACAGCTTGAGGCCACGGGCGGCGTCGC
This Microbulbifer sp. Q7 DNA region includes the following protein-coding sequences:
- the folE gene encoding GTP cyclohydrolase I FolE; protein product: MKEHYAHIIEAIGEDLDRPGLKDTPQRAAKAMQYLTRGYQQTVEDIVNDALFPSDCSEMVLVKDIELYSLCEHHMLPFIGKAHVAYIPDGKVLGLSKVARIVDMFARRLQIQEQLTVEVAQTVQQVTGAAGVGVIVEAKHMCMMMRGVEKQNSVMKTSAMLGSFRNQQATRNEFLSLIR
- a CDS encoding 5-carboxymethyl-2-hydroxymuconate Delta-isomerase, whose amino-acid sequence is MPHLVIEYSQKLEESLSISALVSNGQQAMSDTGLFSPSAIKTRALPYRDFVLGKNHDGSSNLFIHAEVRILEGRTAQQKEDLSAAIFNYLCEAAPEVPEISVEVRDMEKACYAKRIPF
- a CDS encoding alpha/beta fold hydrolase, translating into MSRSPHDAFREITLDIQGNLIAARQWGNPEGVPVLALHGWLDNCASFDAMAPFLAELNLVAVDLAGHGQSYHRHRDANYTVWTEIEDVLGMADALGWASFSMLAHSRGAVIATIAAATFPERVRRLALIDGLVPPPTTDAEAPETLRKGIEQRARYRARNSKVFESLEVAVAARKNGLFKLSDDAARRLVERGVCRSGDGYRWSNDSQLLASSLAKLNEAQVLAFLDRATMPIRLALGEDGIQGMIERIRPLAEQHPNIVLREFPGGHHLHMEESAGAIAAWFLPFLKGENPPL
- the sixA gene encoding phosphohistidine phosphatase SixA; amino-acid sequence: MLLFVMRHGHAEPLGKSDETRALTEDGRAEVAGVCKERASELAQVKTLWASPFVRTRQTAKIVADTFGLTVEIQELLTGDTPVDQLLDAIAQADPSVFPLMLVSHQPLVGRLVNGLCGSGDEHPMGTASLACVRSDVWATGCAELEWLQHRP
- a CDS encoding DUF4389 domain-containing protein codes for the protein MSNEELKQNLTSSNQWLRLIYMVLFAVLLEIAGFVMLAVVIAQFLFAIFSGSANDNLRRLGDQIASYIYQTLQFLIYNSEEKPFPFSEWPESEEEDLSSYESAEEIDGEVISDEAPTAVAEPEVEDAATGKSTEAKTKKPRKRASTAAKKQADTPEDETVIELGADAQSAEAVESTERAENTERGESAESDAKPSGEKK
- a CDS encoding DUF4389 domain-containing protein, with the protein product MNNEQLKHNLTSTDHWLRLLFMVLFVVLLEVTGVVMLALIVLQFLFAIVSGGPNENLRQLGNQIASYIYQILQFLIYNSEEKPFPFAEWPES
- a CDS encoding NAD(P)H-dependent glycerol-3-phosphate dehydrogenase; protein product: MTPQDVPSSAPEPRYAIAILGGGSFGTAIANIVAGNGHDTRQWMRDPERAAACMAQRENQHYLPGVALHPALNITADLEQAVSGCQIVFVAIPSKSFREVVHRAAPMLAPDTMLISLTKGIEHDQFHLMSDILREETEGMRVGVLSGPNFAKEIVAAHYTATVIASEDESLCSTIQKVLHSETFRVYSSNDVFGVELAGALKNIYAIVTGMAVALGRGQNTTSLLITRALAEMMRFAEAMGADPMTFIGLAGVGDLILTCSSDLSRNYRVGYLVGKGKKLDEAVSEIGQVAEGVNTVRLIKAKADELGVYMPLVSAIHAILFEGTPIPTVIRELMSGAQTFDVAYSAKPSTDQDVP
- the htpG gene encoding molecular chaperone HtpG; amino-acid sequence: MTVEAHKESHGFQTEAKQLLHLMIHSLYSNKEIFLRELVSNASDAADKLRFEALSKPELLAEDPDLRIRIEFDKDAGTLTISDNGIGMSRDEVIENLGTIARSGTASFMQNLTGDQKKDAHLIGQFGVGFYSAFIVADKVDVFTRRAGADASQGVHWECSGEAEYSVENVEWPNRGTRVVLHLKDDAKEFADDWRLRSIIKKYSDHIAIPVEMLKQAAPAGEDDESKEDKAPEFEAVNAAQALWTRPRSEVKSEEYQEFYKHISHDFDDPLTWSHNRVEGKLDYTSLLYIPARAPFDLYQRDAARGLKLYVQRTFIMDDAEQFLPLYLRFVKGVLDSNDLPLNVSREILQKDQNTDAIKSALTKRVLDMLDKLSKKDADQYQKFWDLFGSVMKEGPAEDFANKEKIAKLLRFSTTHTDNAKQDQSLEAYVGRMKEGQKHIYYVCADNFATAKSSPYLEVFRKKGIEVLLLTDQVDEWFVGHMQEFDGKQFQDVAKGALDLGDAENEDDKAEREKVEKEAGALVERVKDVLESRVEDVRATTRLVDSPACLVASDNDMGLQMRRILEQAGQSLPEAKPIFELNPNHPLVQRLDQEQDEDRFADLTNILMDQANLAAGNQLADPADYVRRLNALLLELNT